One genomic window of Cydia pomonella isolate Wapato2018A chromosome 6, ilCydPomo1, whole genome shotgun sequence includes the following:
- the LOC133518712 gene encoding uncharacterized protein LOC133518712, whose protein sequence is MKVLALVLTLWTVDAYPYYPYYGNVDSLSFGASDSSRGGMAMSRYYNPYYTQQAGGGLAAFMFRQPEEQQTSQYYLPDRRRQTQPELTYLPPQQNEVFYPQQPEKPATEQTEIADPTERNEISTTAKTIPELAEPEVEEVEEQKPRKRVQKKKQVKRPVEEDDDDDDRYDMPRMPAAAFFPMFFGYGGRSGSGGMPGGATAVANAYSTGRGGVASSHATAYGAPRPDNQKL, encoded by the exons ATGAAGGTCTTGGCTTTGGTGTTGACGCTGTGGACGGTGGACGCGTACCCGTACTATCCCTATTACGGCAATGTGGATTCGT TATCATTCGGTGCAAGCGACAGCAGCCGCGGCGGCATGGCCATGAGCAGGTACTACAACCCGTACTACACGCAGCAGGCCGGCGGCGGCCTGGCCGCCTTCATGTTTCGCCAGCCCGAAGAACAGCAGACCAGCCAGTACTACCTCCCCGACCGACGTCGCCAGACCCAGCCAGAGCTCACCTACCTCCCCCCTCAACAAAACGAGGTCTTCTACCCGCAACAACCAGAGAAACCCGCCACGGAGCAAACCGAAATCGCCGACCCGACTGAAAGAAACGAAATTTCAACCACAGCTAAAACTATTCCTGAACTAGCCGAACCTGAGGTTGAAGAGGTCGAGGAACAGAAGCCTAGAAAAAGAGTGCAGAAGAAGAAACAAGTCAAACGGCCTGTtgaagaagatgatgatgatgatgacagaTACGATATGCCAAGGATGCCAGCTGCGGCATTCTTCCCTATGTTCTTTGGCTATGGAGGACGGTCCGGGTCGGGTGGCATGCCGGGCGGAGCGACGGCGGTAGCCAACGCCTACAGCACTGGTCGTGGCGGCGTTGCCAGTAGCCACGCCACCGCGTACGGCGCACCGAGGCCTGACAACCAAAAATTATAG